The genomic region GAAGTTGTAAAATCTGAGTTGATAAATAACGGTTACAGAGTGGCTGTAAAATTTGTCAACATAGATGAGGATATAAGAGATCATATTGTAAGATTTGTTTTTCATCGTCAAAGACAGATATTGAGACAGAAAAGGGAATTATAGATGTTTGTAGTAATTGGTGGATTAGTTGTCCTTGGAAGCATAATCAGTGGTTATCTTCTTGAAAAAGGGAATCTTTCAGTTCTTTTTCAGCCAGCAGAGGTTCTTATAATATTCGGTGCTGCTATAGGTGCACTTGTAATAGCTTCTCCTCCGCATGTATTAAAAGGCGTTATTAAAGGAACAATCCAAACAATCACAGGTGGCAAAGGTTATTCAAAAAGAGACTACATGGATACGCTATTACTTTTAAGTGAGCTTTTTACAAAGATCAGAAAAGAAGGACTTATATCAATTGAGCAAGATGTGGAAGAGCCTGAAAACAGCACTATTCTTTCTAAATATCCTAAGTTTATGAAAAATCATCATGCAATGGCACTTCTTACGGATACCCTGAGAACAGTAATGACAACAACGGTCTCTCCATACGAGCTTGAAAGTATTCTTGACAGTGAGATTGAAACATTACATGAAACAGAATCAGGACCTGCAAGAAATCTTCTTAATATTGCTGACAGTCTCCCTGGACTTGGAATTGTGGCAGCAGTCTTGGGAGTTGTTTTAACAATGGGTAAAATGAAGGAACCTCCTGAAGTTATAGGACATTCTGTGGGAGCAGCTTTAGTTGGAACATTTATGGGAGTCCTTATGTGCTACGGATTTGTTGGTCCCTTAGCAAGAAGGCTTGAAGCAAGCGTAAATCATGAGAAAGAATACTTACAGGTAATAAAGTCTGCATTGATAGCCTTTGTAAGCGGAGCAGCTCCTCAGATTGCTGTTGAGTTTGCTCGTAGAAATATTCCTCCTCATTTAAGACCCACTTTCCATGAATTAGAAGAAGAAATAAGAGCATTGAAGAGTGGCAGATAAATCTAAAACAACAATAATAGTTAAAAAAATTAAAAAAGGACATGAAGCTCATCATGGCGGAAGCTGGAAAGTAGCCTATGCTGATTTTACAACAGCCATGATGGCTTTCTTTTTACTGTTGTGGCTAATTTCCATGCTTGAACCTGCAAAAAGAGCTGCAATTGCCGATTACTTTACCAATTTCAATCTTTTCCAATCAGGTCAGTCTTTTATGCAACAGACTTCAGCAATTCATGAAGAAGTAAAGCCAGCTCAAGCAGAAAATCCTGCAGAACGATTTAAAGAGCAGATGAAAAAGGCAATTGAGGAAAAACTTAAAGAGCTTAAAGATCACATCATGATAGATACAGTTGAAGGAGGAGTAAGAATACAGATTGTTGATCTTGAAGGTGAACCAATGTTTCCTCTTTCCTCGGCAGAGCCAACTGAAAAGGCTCGGGAGATTTTAAAGGTAGTTGCAGACAATATAAAGGATGAACCGGCAAAAATTGCAGTAGAAGGTCATACAGATGCTGTGCCTTTCAGAGGAGGCAAAACTACAAACTGGGAGCTTTCCACTGCAAGAGCCTCTTCAGCAAGAAGAGAGCTTGAAAAAAATGGAGTTGCACCGGAAAAGATTGCAAGAGTTGTTGGTTATGCTGATACAATGCCACTTATAAAGGATGATCCAAAGGATCCGAGAAATCGCAGAATAAGCATTATTTTAATGTTTGAAAAGGGACAGACACCATCACAAACTAATTATATTCAGGAAAAACAAGGTTAAGGGCATCCCTGATCAGTTCAACTTCAACAGGAGTTTTTCCAAAATAATCACCATCTATTTGAACATGGGCATCTCCTGTGATTTTTAAAGCCTCAGTTTTAAAATAATCAGTATTCATCATCTTAATGTGCTTTCCGATAATTACACCTAAAATCTGAAGGCTCAGCTCAAGTTTAGAACGAGTTTTTGAAAGAAAAACATAAAAATTGGGCTTTTTTAAGCTTGCATCCGGCGCAATCCTAAAAGAGCCTCCATAACATGAAGCTTTACATATAACAGCACTGTATGCTTTTTTCGTTGCAGAGTCATAAATTTTAAGCTCCTGGGGTGCATAATTAATCAGGGTTCTTATTCCACTTAA from Thermodesulfovibrio sp. 3907-1M harbors:
- the motA gene encoding flagellar motor stator protein MotA; amino-acid sequence: MFVVIGGLVVLGSIISGYLLEKGNLSVLFQPAEVLIIFGAAIGALVIASPPHVLKGVIKGTIQTITGGKGYSKRDYMDTLLLLSELFTKIRKEGLISIEQDVEEPENSTILSKYPKFMKNHHAMALLTDTLRTVMTTTVSPYELESILDSEIETLHETESGPARNLLNIADSLPGLGIVAAVLGVVLTMGKMKEPPEVIGHSVGAALVGTFMGVLMCYGFVGPLARRLEASVNHEKEYLQVIKSALIAFVSGAAPQIAVEFARRNIPPHLRPTFHELEEEIRALKSGR
- a CDS encoding flagellar motor protein MotB, whose translation is MADKSKTTIIVKKIKKGHEAHHGGSWKVAYADFTTAMMAFFLLLWLISMLEPAKRAAIADYFTNFNLFQSGQSFMQQTSAIHEEVKPAQAENPAERFKEQMKKAIEEKLKELKDHIMIDTVEGGVRIQIVDLEGEPMFPLSSAEPTEKAREILKVVADNIKDEPAKIAVEGHTDAVPFRGGKTTNWELSTARASSARRELEKNGVAPEKIARVVGYADTMPLIKDDPKDPRNRRISIILMFEKGQTPSQTNYIQEKQG